One Rana temporaria chromosome 2 unlocalized genomic scaffold, aRanTem1.1 chr2d, whole genome shotgun sequence genomic window carries:
- the LOC120921552 gene encoding erythroblast NAD(P)(+)--arginine ADP-ribosyltransferase-like, whose product MAVGSSGCPTHNVILMSAVTFILLIQVDGRETSKRDVFSPKESSLDMARSSYDDQYKGCGDIMEAEVPQLFQAEYSTIKEFADAWDTATFKWDQEKKRQTLLPKGFKDEYAIALLAYTINGPLHKIFNEAVREAGRSKEYYLRNFNFKVLHYYLTKALQVLDVVETPACHKVFRGIRGLRIKAESQSPIRFGHFTSSSMNDQNALQFGEDTFFSIYTCYGVSIKNFSFFPSEDEVLIPPYEKFKVSNFSKEGNRNFITLKSLEKSSVYNCELAKEKKCKSKRCFFNSATDIRMKNTRHILLMSGLAVLSHISGLV is encoded by the exons GTGGATGGAAGAGAAACCTCTAAacgagatgttttttcacctaaagaGTCTTCTCTTGACATGGCACGTTCTTCATATGATGATCAGTATAAAGGGTGTGGAGATATCATGGAGGCTGAAGTTCCTCAGCTCTTCCAGGCTGAGTATTCCACAATTAAGGAGTTTGCTGATGCCTGGGACACGGCAACCTTTAAATGGGACCAGGAGAAGAAGAGACAAACATTATTACCCAAGGGATTTAAGGATGAATATGCCATTGCTTTGCTAGCATACACCATTAATGGACCTCTTCACAAGATCTTCAATGAAGCTGTGAGAGAGGCTGGAAGGTCTAAGGAGTATTACTTGAGAAACTTCAATTTTAAGGTCCTCCACTATTACCTGACCAAAGCTCTTCAAGTGTTGGATGTGGTGGAAACTCCCGCTTGCCACAAGGTCTTCAGAGGGATAAGAGGATTGCGAATCAAGGCAGAGAGTCAGAGTCCCATCCGATTTGGGCATTTCACTTCGTCCTCCATGAATGACCAGAATGCTCTTCAGTTTGGTGAGGACACCTTCTTTAGCATCTACACCTGCTATGGAGTCAGCATCAAGAACTTCTCTTTCTTCCCCAGTGAGGATGAAGTACTTATACCACCATATGAGAAATTTAAAGTCTCCAATTTCTCCAAAGAGGGAAACAGGAACTTTATCACTTTGAAGTCTCTGGAGAAGTCAAGCGTTTACAACTGTGAGCTGGCAAAAG AGAAAAAGTGTAAATCAAAACGGTGTTTCTTCAATTCAG CTACAGATATCCGGATGAAGAACACCCGCCATATTCTTCTGATGAGTGGGCTTGCTGTTCTGTCACACATATCGGGACTGGTATAA